Proteins encoded by one window of Apis cerana mitochondrion, complete genome:
- the COX2 gene encoding cytochrome c oxidase subunit II: MSTWFMFMFQESNSYYADNLISFHNMVMMIIIMISTLTVYIIMDLFLNKFSNLFLLKNHNIEIIWTVIPIIILLIICFPSLKILYLIDEIVNPFFSVKSIGHQWYWSYEYPEFNNIEFDSYMLNYSNLNQFRLLETDNRMIIPMNIPLRLITTSTDVIHSWTVPSLGIKVDAVPGRINQLNLISKRPGIFFGQCSEICGMNHSFMPIMVESTSFKYFLNWVNKQNN, translated from the coding sequence TATGCTGATAATTTAATTTCATTTCATAATATAGTAATAATAATTATTATTATAATTTCTACTTTAACAGTATATATTATTATAGATCTTTTTTTAAATAAATTTTCAAATCTATTTTTACTAAAAAATCACAATATTGAAATTATTTGAACAGTAATCCCAATTATTATTTTATTAATTATTTGTTTTCCATCATTAAAAATTTTATATTTAATTGATGAAATTGTAAATCCATTTTTTTCTGTAAAATCAATTGGCCATCAATGATATTGATCCTATGAATACCCTGAATTTAACAATATTGAATTTGATTCATATATATTAAATTATAGAAATCTAAATCAATTTCGATTACTAGAAACTGATAATCGTATAATTATTCCTATAAATATCCCATTACGATTAATTACAACTTCCACAGATGTAATTCATTCATGAACTGTCCCATCACTTGGAATTAAAGTTGATGCAGTTCCAGGACGAATTAATCAATTAAATTTAATTAGAAAACGACCTGGAATCTTTTTTGGTCAATGTTCAGAAATTTGTGGAATAAATCATAGATTTATACCAATCATAGTAGAATCTACATCATTTAAATATTTTCTTAATTGAGTAAACAAACAAAATAATTAA
- the ATP8 gene encoding ATP synthase F0 subunit 8, giving the protein MPQMMPMKWFMIYFMYLLIFNLFIMLLNSFLIKINFKKIEEKKIELKKWNWHW; this is encoded by the coding sequence ATCCCCCAAATAATACCAATAAAATGATTCATAATTTATTTTATATACTTATTAATTTTTAATTTATTTATTATACTTTTAAATTCATTTTTAATTAAAATTAATTTTAAAAAAATTGAAGAAAAAAAAATTGAACTAAAAAAATGAAACTGACATTGATAA
- the ATP6 gene encoding ATP synthase F0 subunit 6 produces the protein MKLTLMNLFEMFDPSSNNYLSLNWLFMFLPILVFPSIYWLIQSRILYIIKLLLNFMYNEFKIISKSKYQSNIIIFISLMIYIMIVNIFSLMPYIFTLTSHLLLNMALSLTLWFSFLIYLIYNNYIAFLSHLVPLNSPVFLMNFMVIIELISLIIRPWTLSIRLSANLISGHLILTLLGIFISNFISILPINLLIQNMLLTLEIFMSIIQSYVFSILLILYFSESN, from the coding sequence ATGAAACTGACATTGATAAATTTATTTGAAATATTTGATCCTTCATCAAATAATTATCTATCATTAAATTGACTTTTTATATTCCTTCCAATTTTAGTCTTCCCAAGAATTTATTGATTAATTCAATCACGAATTTTATATATTATTAAATTACTTTTAAATTTTATATATAATGAATTTAAAATTATTTCTAAATCAAAATATCAATCTAACATTATTATTTTTATTAGATTAATAATTTACATTATAATTGTAAATATTTTTAGATTAATACCTTATATTTTTACATTAACAAGACATCTATTATTAAATATAGCTTTATCTTTAACTTTATGATTTAGATTTTTAATCTATTTAATTTATAATAATTATATTGCATTTCTTAGACATTTAGTTCCTTTAAATTCACCAGTTTTTTTAATAAATTTTATAGTAATTATTGAATTAATTAGATTAATTATTCGACCATGAACATTATCAATTCGATTATCAGCAAATTTAATTTCTGGACACTTAATTTTAACATTACTAGGAATTTTTATTAGAAATTTTATTTCAATCTTACCAATTAATCTTTTAATTCAAAATATATTATTAACCTTAGAAATTTTTATATCAATTATTCAAAGTTATGTATTTTCAATTTTATTAATTCTTTATTTTTCTGAATCTAATTAA